In Picosynechococcus sp. PCC 7002, the following are encoded in one genomic region:
- a CDS encoding serine/threonine-protein kinase: MIGQLLDGRYRIVKSLAAGGFGQTFIAEDIKQFNKPCVVKQFKPSFSDPEALKVARRLFEVEAQLLNRLGDHDQIPHLLAYFEINQEFFLVQDFVEGHSLEREITVGKKLSEAYAIALLKSILEPLSFIHSQNVIHRDIKPANLIRRKQDGKIVLIDFGAVKELAGTQINAQGQTRVGTIIGTPGYMANEQGRGKPKLSSDIYATGLIIIQALTGKLPPMGYRSGDELYEDPQTAEILWRQDAQVSPEFAAILDRMICFDFRSRYPSAMAVKAALQSLTGAAQPVAKPAINLQKTNLQEAAVPATVVSGGLGQNIQGQAPLAAPPKTHWAKFLFRAVQRFIGVSLLIMGLPIAIYGLVEGVNENVSQEDREGAIAAFIIFGVPFTGTGSFMLWRLNRQVRKEKFDSDWLRQNFYQTLSETNGEVTVLRFAQSTQLSGKEAQKYLDARAKEFNGTTRRSPDGEILYSFKL, translated from the coding sequence ATGATTGGGCAGTTACTCGATGGCCGCTATCGCATCGTCAAATCCTTGGCGGCGGGAGGCTTTGGGCAAACCTTTATCGCCGAGGACATCAAACAGTTCAACAAGCCCTGTGTCGTTAAGCAGTTTAAACCCAGTTTTTCTGATCCCGAAGCCCTGAAGGTGGCGCGGCGGCTTTTTGAAGTGGAAGCCCAACTGCTCAATCGTCTGGGAGACCATGATCAAATTCCCCACTTGCTCGCCTATTTTGAAATCAATCAAGAATTTTTCCTGGTTCAGGATTTTGTTGAAGGCCATAGCCTCGAACGGGAAATCACCGTCGGCAAAAAACTTAGTGAAGCCTATGCGATCGCCCTGTTAAAAAGTATCCTCGAACCGCTCAGTTTTATCCATAGCCAAAACGTGATTCACCGGGATATTAAACCCGCAAACCTGATTCGGCGGAAACAGGACGGAAAAATTGTTCTGATCGACTTCGGCGCTGTGAAAGAACTGGCAGGCACCCAAATTAATGCCCAGGGTCAAACCCGTGTCGGCACCATCATTGGCACCCCTGGCTATATGGCCAACGAGCAAGGCCGGGGCAAACCTAAACTCAGTAGTGATATTTACGCCACAGGCTTGATTATTATCCAGGCCCTCACTGGGAAACTGCCCCCCATGGGTTATCGCAGTGGCGACGAGCTCTACGAAGATCCCCAAACTGCAGAGATTCTTTGGCGTCAGGATGCCCAGGTGAGTCCAGAATTTGCGGCGATCCTAGACCGAATGATTTGTTTCGATTTTCGCAGTCGTTACCCATCGGCCATGGCCGTAAAAGCTGCTCTCCAATCCCTGACGGGGGCTGCCCAACCCGTCGCCAAGCCAGCCATTAATCTCCAAAAAACGAATTTGCAGGAAGCAGCAGTGCCCGCAACGGTGGTGAGTGGTGGCTTGGGTCAAAACATTCAAGGACAAGCGCCCCTCGCCGCTCCCCCCAAAACCCACTGGGCGAAGTTTCTATTCCGTGCCGTGCAACGGTTTATCGGGGTGTCTTTGCTAATTATGGGGCTGCCGATCGCCATCTACGGTCTCGTGGAAGGGGTCAATGAAAATGTCTCCCAGGAGGACCGCGAAGGGGCGATCGCCGCTTTTATTATTTTCGGGGTTCCCTTTACTGGAACAGGCTCATTTATGCTGTGGCGGTTAAATCGCCAAGTACGGAAGGAAAAATTTGACTCCGACTGGCTGCGGCAAAATTTCTACCAAACCCTCAGTGAGACCAATGGCGAAGTGACGGTGCTTCGTTTCGCCCAAAGTACCCAACTTTCCGGCAAAGAAGCACAAAAATATCTCGACGCCAGAGCCAAGGAATTTAATGGCACGACCCGACGATCGCCTGATGGGGAAATTCTTTATTCTTTTAAGCTCTAG
- the fghA gene encoding S-formylglutathione hydrolase, with the protein MVSPHSTIKLTMTNLVLTKETLCFGGKVQYYQHDSEACGVPMNFSVFVPPQAETRPVPTLYYLSGLTCTEENFTTKAGAQKYAADYGLMLVAPDTSPRNTGIADEDKDWDLGSGAGFYVDATQQPWANHYQMYSYITEELPKLIEANFSVTAKRGIFGHSMGGHGALICALRQPDFYQSVSAFAPIVAPSQCPWGEKAFTAYLGTDKTLWENYDATALLQKNGPLKYPILVDQGSADGFLEKQLLTEKLAIACEKVGQPLTLRYQDGYDHSYFFIATFMLDHVRHHAQFLIG; encoded by the coding sequence ATGGTAAGCCCCCATAGCACGATCAAATTAACGATGACAAACCTTGTTTTAACGAAAGAAACCCTCTGTTTTGGCGGCAAAGTGCAGTATTACCAGCACGATTCTGAGGCGTGCGGTGTACCGATGAATTTTTCGGTATTTGTGCCGCCCCAAGCCGAAACTCGACCCGTACCAACCCTCTATTATTTATCAGGTTTGACCTGTACTGAGGAAAATTTCACCACGAAGGCGGGCGCTCAAAAATATGCCGCAGACTATGGCTTAATGCTCGTCGCCCCCGATACTAGCCCTCGCAATACGGGCATCGCCGACGAGGATAAAGATTGGGATCTTGGCAGTGGCGCCGGTTTCTATGTGGATGCAACCCAACAGCCCTGGGCCAACCATTATCAAATGTACAGTTACATCACCGAGGAACTGCCCAAACTCATCGAAGCGAACTTTTCCGTGACGGCGAAACGGGGGATTTTTGGCCATTCCATGGGGGGTCATGGAGCTTTAATTTGTGCCCTCCGGCAGCCTGATTTCTACCAGTCGGTGTCTGCCTTTGCGCCGATTGTTGCGCCGAGCCAGTGCCCCTGGGGAGAAAAAGCGTTTACTGCTTATCTGGGCACGGATAAAACCCTCTGGGAAAATTATGATGCGACGGCTCTCTTACAAAAAAATGGCCCTTTAAAGTACCCAATCCTGGTGGATCAAGGCAGCGCCGATGGTTTTTTGGAGAAACAATTACTGACAGAAAAATTGGCGATCGCCTGTGAAAAAGTCGGTCAACCCCTCACCCTCCGCTACCAAGACGGCTATGACCACAGCTATTTTTTCATTGCCACTTTTATGCTTGACCATGTCCGACATCACGCCCAATTCCTGATTGGCTAA